A genomic stretch from Candidatus Flexicrinis proximus includes:
- the hisS gene encoding histidine--tRNA ligase gives MTQTRIQPRLPKGMRDFMPAEMIKREYVFGIVRDVFHLYGFEPLSTPVLELRETLMGKYGEDAEKLIFNAQHPGGKEELALRYDLTVPLARVVGQHESEITLPFKRYQLSPVWRAERPQKGRYREFYQCDVDIVGVADMGADAEVLGVVVTALRRLGFPTFTVKINNRKLLTAMGQYSGVPDAQLGDLYRSVDKFDKIGADGVKAELVERGIDAAATDRMMALLVQADPGADKLGILEDVMGDIPAAREGIRELRDLAGHLNSAGVPNQFLDTDFTMVRGLGYYTGPIFETVVTEPQIGSLSGGGRYDGLIGLFRKDPLPTTGVSLGIERIIDVMDELNLYPAHIGGTVVQVLVTVFSPDLRPSATALTAQLRAEGIRTELMLQDKKLGQQFGVADKKGIPVVAVQGPDEAARGEVKLRRLRDGAEAIVSATGIAEKVRELLA, from the coding sequence GTGACCCAAACCCGTATCCAACCGCGTCTTCCCAAAGGGATGCGCGATTTCATGCCCGCCGAGATGATCAAGCGCGAATACGTCTTCGGGATCGTGCGCGACGTCTTCCACCTCTACGGCTTCGAGCCGCTCAGCACGCCCGTCCTCGAACTGCGCGAAACCCTCATGGGCAAATACGGCGAAGATGCCGAAAAACTCATCTTCAACGCCCAGCACCCCGGCGGCAAGGAAGAACTCGCCCTGCGCTACGACCTGACCGTGCCGCTGGCGCGTGTGGTCGGCCAGCATGAGTCGGAGATCACCCTGCCGTTCAAGCGCTATCAGCTTTCGCCGGTCTGGCGCGCCGAACGCCCGCAGAAAGGCCGTTACCGCGAGTTCTATCAGTGCGATGTCGACATCGTCGGCGTAGCCGATATGGGCGCCGACGCGGAAGTCCTGGGCGTCGTCGTCACGGCGCTGCGCAGGCTCGGCTTTCCAACCTTCACCGTCAAGATCAACAACCGCAAATTGCTCACCGCCATGGGCCAGTACTCCGGCGTCCCCGACGCGCAGCTCGGTGACCTGTACCGCAGCGTCGACAAATTCGACAAGATCGGCGCCGACGGCGTGAAGGCCGAACTGGTCGAGCGCGGCATCGATGCGGCTGCCACCGACCGCATGATGGCGCTGCTCGTGCAGGCCGATCCCGGAGCGGACAAGCTCGGTATTCTTGAAGATGTTATGGGCGATATTCCCGCCGCCCGCGAAGGCATCCGTGAACTGCGCGACCTGGCCGGACACCTGAACAGTGCTGGGGTGCCGAACCAGTTCCTTGACACCGACTTCACCATGGTGCGCGGCCTCGGTTATTACACTGGCCCGATCTTCGAGACGGTTGTCACCGAGCCGCAGATCGGCAGCCTCAGCGGCGGCGGGCGCTACGACGGGCTGATCGGCCTTTTCCGCAAGGACCCGCTGCCTACCACCGGCGTTTCGCTCGGCATCGAGCGCATCATCGACGTGATGGACGAACTCAACCTGTATCCGGCGCACATCGGCGGGACGGTCGTGCAAGTCCTGGTCACGGTTTTCAGCCCCGACCTCCGCCCGTCGGCCACTGCCCTCACTGCGCAGCTTCGCGCCGAGGGCATCCGCACCGAACTGATGCTGCAGGACAAGAAACTCGGCCAGCAGTTCGGCGTCGCCGACAAGAAGGGCATCCCGGTTGTCGCCGTTCAGGGGCCGGACGAGGCCGCCCGCGGCGAGGTCAAGCTCCGGCGCCTGCGCGACGGCGCGGAAGCGATCGTGTCAGCAACAGGCATCGCCGAGAAGGTACGCGAACTGCTCGCTTAG
- a CDS encoding GNAT family N-acetyltransferase: MSDPILLDAASGQLVKAVEDNCIALFHQMASVLGGEVEHLGGFGRHISFPHHPTFKGAWQSRLSPDMADVAIDDTIAWFKRRNVPSFYWWTDASTLPDDLGHRLMLRGFVCRETPGGILRYDIPSTAQGSPVMVADMRQLDESILTRVPDGFRVSEVSSESDLGAFAQVVEAVYPQQPEAARGWADATRHAGIGSVPWKLYIGWLGDEAVATNIVVEGGGIVSLWVIATMPHVRRKGIGSAITLAPLFDWRTKGYQYAGLFASAEGAPVYERIGFERTGTCINRYLWRAQG, from the coding sequence ATGAGCGATCCGATCCTGCTCGATGCGGCATCGGGCCAGTTGGTGAAGGCCGTTGAGGACAACTGCATCGCTCTGTTTCACCAGATGGCCTCGGTGCTCGGCGGTGAAGTCGAGCATCTCGGCGGATTTGGCCGTCACATCAGCTTTCCCCATCACCCGACCTTCAAAGGTGCGTGGCAGTCTCGCCTCAGCCCGGACATGGCCGACGTTGCCATTGACGACACGATCGCCTGGTTCAAACGCAGGAACGTCCCGAGCTTTTACTGGTGGACCGATGCCAGTACTCTGCCGGATGATCTCGGTCACCGGTTGATGCTGCGCGGTTTCGTGTGCCGCGAAACCCCCGGCGGCATTCTGCGCTATGACATTCCCTCGACCGCCCAGGGTTCGCCGGTCATGGTGGCCGACATGCGCCAGCTTGACGAGTCGATCCTGACGCGTGTGCCAGACGGTTTTCGCGTCTCCGAAGTCTCGTCCGAGTCCGACCTCGGCGCTTTTGCCCAGGTGGTCGAGGCCGTCTACCCTCAACAACCGGAAGCTGCACGGGGTTGGGCCGATGCCACGCGACACGCCGGCATAGGCAGTGTGCCGTGGAAACTGTATATTGGCTGGCTTGGTGATGAAGCCGTCGCAACTAATATCGTGGTCGAGGGCGGCGGGATTGTCAGCCTCTGGGTGATTGCGACCATGCCGCATGTCCGTCGCAAGGGTATCGGCTCCGCCATTACCCTGGCGCCGCTGTTTGACTGGCGTACAAAGGGTTACCAATACGCGGGGTTGTTTGCGTCTGCCGAAGGCGCGCCGGTCTACGAGCGTATAGGTTTTGAGCGCACCGGTACCTGTATCAACCGTTATCTATGGCGCGCTCAAGGCTAG
- a CDS encoding GNAT family N-acetyltransferase, which yields MTSPLTEPHLTGAQLDRAFEECACDLFRQFAATLGGELDESSQGGRHLSFPSHMMFKSAWRTRLTADTADAYIAETIDWFRSRNVDDFGWWTHAGTTPDDLGHRLVAHGFEQLSRKSVLDPNVPSTAQGAPVMAADLSTIDESVLNKVPSGFRIERATSEADLQAFQHIISVGFSTAPQVGAAWSDATRHVGADRTPWRLYLGWLDGEPVATNVVTEGGGIVGVWNIATLAAHRGKGLGAAITVAPLLEARTKGYRYAGLFASALGAPVYERLGFQFTGTRLNRFAWKNV from the coding sequence ATGACATCGCCCCTCACTGAACCTCACCTGACCGGTGCTCAACTCGACCGGGCCTTTGAAGAGTGCGCCTGCGACCTGTTCCGGCAGTTTGCCGCGACCCTTGGCGGCGAACTTGACGAGTCCTCGCAGGGAGGCCGCCACCTCAGTTTCCCGTCACACATGATGTTTAAGAGCGCGTGGCGCACCCGCCTGACCGCGGACACCGCCGACGCCTATATCGCCGAAACAATCGACTGGTTCAGATCGCGGAATGTCGATGATTTCGGCTGGTGGACGCACGCCGGCACGACGCCCGACGACCTGGGCCACCGGTTGGTCGCGCATGGCTTCGAGCAGTTGAGCCGGAAGTCGGTTCTCGATCCCAACGTACCATCGACCGCTCAGGGCGCTCCCGTGATGGCCGCCGATCTCAGCACAATCGACGAGTCCGTACTCAATAAGGTACCGTCCGGTTTTCGCATCGAACGGGCGACCAGCGAGGCGGACTTGCAGGCGTTTCAACATATCATCAGCGTCGGATTCTCAACGGCCCCGCAGGTTGGCGCCGCTTGGTCGGATGCGACACGGCATGTAGGCGCAGACCGGACGCCGTGGCGTCTGTATCTCGGCTGGCTCGATGGCGAACCGGTGGCCACCAATGTTGTCACCGAAGGCGGCGGAATCGTCGGCGTGTGGAACATCGCCACGCTGGCGGCACATCGCGGCAAAGGGCTCGGCGCGGCGATTACGGTTGCGCCGCTTCTCGAAGCCCGCACCAAGGGCTACCGGTATGCGGGGCTGTTCGCCAGCGCGCTCGGCGCGCCGGTATACGAACGCCTCGGCTTCCAGTTCACCGGCACACGCCTCAATCGCTTTGCGTGGAAAAACGTCTAG
- the rpsB gene encoding 30S ribosomal protein S2, producing MPSKVTMRDLLETGVHFGHRTQKWNPKMAPFIYTARNGIHIIDLRQTLANLNAYFDMVVEVVRKGGTVLFVGTKRQAQETIAKAAAEAGMPYINGRWLGGTLTNWKTIKDRIETLKKLEARRDKGEFALLTKREALMLTREIEELSERLGGIREMKKLPDLLIMVDTKREETAVKEANSLNIPVMALVDTNANPDVIDYIIPGNDDAMRAIKLVVDAMADAVKEGKAMRKGDDEGFEEEAAASAVPAIDYDVEEEDENDERYLGKSTLAKLRDAKLFDETETPAS from the coding sequence ATGCCCTCTAAGGTCACGATGCGCGACCTGCTGGAAACCGGCGTCCACTTCGGTCATCGCACCCAGAAGTGGAACCCCAAGATGGCGCCGTTTATCTACACCGCCCGCAACGGCATCCACATCATCGATCTCCGTCAGACCCTCGCCAACCTCAACGCGTATTTCGACATGGTTGTCGAAGTCGTCCGCAAGGGCGGTACCGTGCTGTTCGTCGGCACCAAGCGTCAGGCGCAGGAGACCATCGCCAAGGCTGCTGCCGAAGCGGGTATGCCCTACATCAACGGCCGTTGGCTGGGCGGCACGCTCACCAACTGGAAGACCATTAAGGACCGCATCGAGACGCTCAAGAAGCTCGAAGCTCGCCGTGATAAGGGCGAATTTGCCCTGCTGACCAAGCGCGAAGCCCTGATGCTCACCCGCGAGATCGAAGAACTCAGCGAGCGGCTGGGTGGCATCCGCGAAATGAAGAAACTACCTGACCTGCTGATTATGGTTGATACGAAGCGCGAAGAAACCGCCGTCAAGGAGGCGAACTCGCTCAACATTCCGGTGATGGCCCTGGTCGACACCAACGCCAACCCGGATGTCATCGACTACATCATCCCCGGCAATGACGACGCCATGCGCGCCATCAAGCTGGTGGTCGATGCGATGGCCGATGCCGTCAAGGAAGGCAAGGCGATGCGCAAGGGCGACGACGAGGGCTTCGAGGAAGAAGCCGCTGCCTCCGCCGTGCCGGCCATTGACTACGATGTTGAGGAAGAGGACGAGAACGACGAGCGTTATCTCGGCAAGTCCACCCTCGCCAAGCTGCGCGATGCCAAGCTGTTCGACGAAACGGAAACCCCCGCGAGCTAA
- the tsf gene encoding translation elongation factor Ts — protein sequence MAAITAQMVKDLREITGAGPLDSKKALEQFDGDIEKAVTFLREKGLAKAAKKLGAGRAMHEGVIESYMHFNKRLGVIVEVNCETDFVAATEAFKNFASELARHIANIAPQYVRREDVPEAVIEKERSIQTNRAIEEGKPAHIAEKVAEGRMAKFFEEIVLLEQKYFRDEEKTISQLLQETVATVGESIQIARFARFAIGENASAE from the coding sequence ATGGCTGCAATTACCGCTCAGATGGTTAAAGACCTGCGCGAAATCACCGGCGCCGGTCCATTGGACAGCAAGAAGGCGCTCGAACAGTTCGACGGCGATATCGAAAAAGCCGTTACTTTCCTGCGCGAAAAAGGCCTGGCCAAGGCTGCTAAGAAACTCGGCGCCGGCCGTGCCATGCACGAAGGCGTGATCGAGAGCTACATGCATTTCAACAAGCGCCTCGGCGTGATCGTTGAAGTCAACTGCGAGACCGACTTCGTGGCCGCCACCGAAGCCTTCAAGAACTTCGCCTCGGAATTGGCGCGCCATATCGCCAATATCGCCCCGCAGTATGTGCGCCGCGAAGATGTGCCTGAGGCCGTCATCGAAAAAGAACGCAGCATCCAGACCAACCGTGCGATTGAAGAAGGCAAGCCTGCTCATATCGCTGAGAAGGTCGCTGAAGGCCGCATGGCCAAGTTCTTCGAAGAGATCGTCCTCCTGGAGCAGAAGTACTTCCGCGACGAGGAAAAGACCATCTCCCAGCTGCTGCAGGAAACCGTGGCCACCGTCGGCGAGAGCATTCAGATCGCTCGCTTCGCCCGCTTTGCCATCGGCGAGAATGCGTCTGCGGAATAG
- a CDS encoding UMP kinase, with product MHTLVDASQEVEIVPDAAYKRILLKLSGEALNGPHGFGIDPDRADIIAHKIKAVHDLGVQIGIVIGAGNLWRGATGIKRGMEQSTADHMGMIATVMNGLALQDALQRIGIVTRVQTAVAMNSVAEPYIRLRAIRHMEKGRVVIMTGGTGNPYFTTDTAAALRAMEIEADIIIKATKVNGIYTADPKKDPTAERFTHLSYEQVIASRFDVMDMTAFTLCREHDMPILVLNFDNDGDLVAAVKGDTSVGTLVGHAGGELL from the coding sequence ATGCACACCCTCGTAGATGCTTCTCAGGAAGTCGAGATCGTGCCGGATGCCGCCTATAAGCGCATCCTGCTCAAGTTGAGCGGCGAAGCCCTGAACGGTCCGCACGGGTTTGGGATCGACCCGGATCGCGCCGACATCATCGCCCACAAAATCAAGGCTGTCCACGACCTCGGCGTGCAGATCGGTATCGTCATCGGCGCGGGCAACCTGTGGCGTGGCGCAACCGGCATCAAGCGCGGGATGGAGCAGTCCACCGCCGACCACATGGGCATGATCGCCACGGTGATGAACGGCCTCGCGCTTCAGGATGCCCTACAACGCATCGGGATCGTCACCCGCGTGCAGACCGCCGTCGCCATGAATTCGGTGGCCGAGCCGTACATCCGCCTGCGCGCCATCCGCCACATGGAAAAGGGCCGTGTCGTGATCATGACCGGCGGCACAGGCAACCCGTACTTCACGACTGACACAGCCGCCGCCCTGCGCGCCATGGAAATCGAAGCCGACATCATCATCAAGGCGACCAAGGTCAACGGGATCTATACCGCCGACCCCAAGAAAGACCCGACCGCCGAACGCTTCACCCACCTGAGTTATGAGCAGGTCATCGCCAGCCGCTTCGACGTGATGGACATGACCGCCTTCACCCTCTGCCGCGAGCACGACATGCCAATCCTCGTGCTGAATTTTGATAACGACGGTGACCTTGTCGCCGCGGTCAAAGGCGACACCTCGGTCGGCACGCTGGTCGGCCATGCCGGCGGCGAACTGCTGTAG
- a CDS encoding VOC family protein yields the protein MSIRIAFCSISIADTEYDKALDFYTTKLGFVKKHDIPLGGGARWLTVVSPDDPNGTEVVLEPNASYPAMKALKEALVKDGVPCTAFEVQNVQAEYERLKALGVDFIMEPTNTGMSIQAILDDTCGNYIQIFQMVAG from the coding sequence ATGAGCATCCGAATCGCCTTTTGCAGCATCTCGATTGCCGATACCGAATACGACAAAGCGCTCGATTTCTATACCACCAAGCTGGGCTTCGTGAAGAAGCACGACATCCCGCTCGGCGGCGGCGCGCGCTGGCTGACCGTCGTGTCGCCGGACGACCCGAACGGCACCGAGGTAGTGTTGGAGCCGAACGCCAGCTATCCGGCCATGAAGGCGCTCAAAGAGGCGCTGGTGAAGGACGGCGTCCCCTGTACCGCGTTCGAGGTGCAGAATGTCCAGGCCGAATACGAGCGCCTGAAAGCCCTCGGCGTCGATTTCATCATGGAGCCGACCAATACCGGCATGTCGATCCAGGCGATCCTCGACGACACCTGCGGCAACTACATCCAGATCTTCCAGATGGTTGCCGGGTAA
- a CDS encoding helix-turn-helix transcriptional regulator: MVTETRYLQEHEHLRHVQRYIRQHIDEPLKRETLAAVAGFSVPQFHRIFIGCTGESAASYIRRMRLHRAGFKLRVGAVDITQVALAAGYASHAAFGKAFKKQYGLSPSDFRQLDCWTATRILNEENHP; the protein is encoded by the coding sequence ATGGTGACTGAGACGCGATACCTTCAAGAGCACGAACACCTGAGGCATGTGCAGCGCTATATCCGCCAACACATCGACGAGCCGCTGAAACGTGAAACGCTGGCAGCGGTGGCCGGTTTCTCGGTGCCGCAATTCCACCGCATATTCATCGGCTGCACGGGCGAAAGCGCGGCGAGTTATATCCGCCGGATGCGCCTGCACCGTGCAGGCTTCAAGCTGCGGGTGGGAGCGGTGGACATCACGCAGGTGGCGCTGGCCGCCGGCTATGCCAGTCATGCGGCGTTCGGTAAGGCATTCAAGAAGCAGTATGGTCTCAGCCCCAGCGACTTCCGGCAGCTCGACTGCTGGACGGCGACCCGTATCCTGAACGAGGAGAACCACCCATGA
- a CDS encoding ThiF family adenylyltransferase, producing the protein MTGTWDRVERLLGTDKLDRLAHAHVAVVGLGSGGGFVALSLAMSGVGRFTLVDMEPLEQHNLVRHVADARYLGINKAEAVADLIHKRNPGAEIRVIADDIATHPDALDGIDLLVVGVDGEGTKYKLNEQALARNLTAVYAGAYARGEGGDVCVIRPHNGPCYACWSAELREGIATGPTEELDYGQIGEGGTLKAEPGLWVHVTRIASAQADIALTLLLPDARPPLPANTLVMANVALEIIEGQTTPPHGALWVNIARDPHCLVCGDQLHEANTNAVSLDDLAAAGNIAFEADESARRMQDE; encoded by the coding sequence ATGACCGGGACATGGGATCGGGTCGAGCGCTTGCTCGGCACGGATAAGCTCGACCGGCTGGCACACGCACACGTCGCGGTGGTCGGGTTGGGCTCTGGGGGTGGGTTTGTCGCGCTGAGCCTTGCCATGAGCGGTGTCGGACGGTTTACACTGGTTGACATGGAGCCTCTGGAACAGCATAACCTCGTGCGGCATGTCGCTGATGCGCGCTACCTGGGTATCAACAAGGCTGAGGCGGTTGCGGATCTGATCCACAAGCGCAATCCCGGTGCTGAAATCCGCGTGATCGCAGACGACATCGCCACGCATCCCGATGCGCTTGACGGTATCGATTTGCTGGTCGTGGGTGTTGACGGCGAAGGAACGAAGTATAAACTCAATGAGCAGGCGCTGGCACGTAACCTGACGGCTGTCTATGCAGGGGCGTATGCGCGCGGCGAAGGCGGTGATGTCTGCGTAATTCGCCCGCACAATGGTCCATGTTATGCGTGCTGGTCGGCAGAACTGCGTGAAGGCATTGCCACCGGACCGACGGAAGAACTTGACTATGGTCAGATCGGTGAGGGCGGCACGCTCAAGGCTGAACCTGGCCTCTGGGTGCATGTCACACGGATCGCGTCCGCACAGGCGGACATCGCCCTAACCTTACTGCTTCCAGATGCACGCCCGCCTCTGCCCGCCAATACATTGGTTATGGCGAATGTCGCGCTGGAGATCATTGAAGGGCAAACCACCCCGCCGCATGGCGCGTTGTGGGTCAATATCGCCCGCGATCCGCACTGCCTAGTCTGCGGCGATCAGCTCCATGAGGCTAACACGAATGCGGTGAGCCTTGATGACCTCGCGGCAGCTGGAAATATAGCATTTGAAGCCGATGAGTCCGCGCGCCGCATGCAGGATGAGTAA
- a CDS encoding methyltransferase domain-containing protein: MRGIRPDTVGLITALDKLGVFSNARIRAAFGTVPRAMFLPNIAADEVYTDRAIITKRDTTGAAISSSSQPTMMAQMLTQLDLQPGMNVLEIGAGTGYNAAIMQALVGSEGRVTSIELDVDVANQARDNLQRAGYGSVHVVEADGAAGYSPRAAYDRIICTATAWDVPAAWVRQLKQRGRLVTPIQVHAAQVSAAFEMQRDGTLYSEHNLPCRFVLMRGAAGVPDLVRQIGSSALTLWSLDADDIDGARLHLLLTEDHDVSYLSEPLSADNFWSGLMPFTMLNAPSDVTLATYFIAEDQKAYGMEAGSGYAIFSPASAVFVPYQEKGLAHTFAGSDAFIMAQTMLDDWNSMSRPGVENLRLLLTPHGHEPLPTLEKGRTYRRVDHDLHVWLQPVGDPTHADLDEE, encoded by the coding sequence GTGCGTGGTATTAGACCTGATACGGTTGGCCTGATTACCGCGCTCGATAAACTGGGCGTTTTCTCCAACGCGCGCATCCGGGCTGCGTTCGGTACTGTTCCGCGCGCCATGTTCCTCCCGAACATCGCGGCCGATGAGGTCTACACTGATCGCGCGATCATCACAAAGCGCGACACGACCGGCGCGGCAATCAGCTCCAGCAGCCAGCCAACCATGATGGCTCAGATGCTCACCCAGCTCGATTTGCAGCCGGGAATGAACGTTCTGGAAATCGGCGCAGGAACCGGCTATAACGCTGCAATTATGCAGGCATTGGTCGGGTCGGAAGGCCGTGTAACAAGCATTGAGCTCGATGTCGATGTCGCAAATCAGGCGCGTGACAATTTACAGCGCGCGGGATATGGCTCTGTACATGTTGTTGAAGCAGACGGAGCGGCCGGATACTCGCCGCGTGCTGCCTACGACCGGATTATTTGTACAGCAACCGCATGGGATGTGCCGGCAGCGTGGGTCCGCCAGCTTAAGCAGCGTGGGCGCCTCGTAACGCCAATCCAGGTACATGCTGCACAGGTTTCTGCCGCGTTTGAAATGCAGCGGGATGGCACCCTTTACAGCGAGCACAATCTGCCCTGCCGTTTCGTTCTGATGCGCGGCGCGGCAGGTGTTCCCGACCTTGTGCGCCAGATTGGCAGCAGCGCGCTCACCCTTTGGTCGCTGGATGCGGATGACATCGATGGGGCGCGGCTTCACCTGCTGCTGACGGAAGACCACGATGTCAGCTATCTCTCTGAACCGCTGTCAGCCGACAACTTTTGGTCAGGGCTGATGCCATTCACGATGCTCAATGCCCCCTCGGATGTCACACTGGCGACCTATTTCATTGCCGAGGATCAGAAGGCCTACGGGATGGAAGCCGGAAGCGGTTATGCCATTTTTAGCCCGGCCAGCGCCGTATTTGTGCCGTATCAGGAGAAAGGGTTGGCCCACACTTTCGCAGGGTCGGATGCATTTATCATGGCGCAGACCATGCTGGACGACTGGAATTCGATGAGCCGCCCTGGGGTTGAGAACCTTCGACTGCTTCTCACTCCACACGGCCACGAGCCGCTGCCCACGCTGGAAAAGGGCCGGACGTATCGGCGTGTTGACCATGATCTTCATGTCTGGCTGCAGCCTGTCGGTGACCCGACCCATGCCGACCTCGACGAGGAATAA
- a CDS encoding exonuclease domain-containing protein, whose product MTFVFDQLLVIDLEATCWLGPPPEGQRNEIIEIGVATLDLASFAPLRRESILVKPLVSEISAFCTELTSITPEMAAAGVTLAEACQWLNDEFDAQSRMWGSWGSYDLKMLTAQCKADDVTYPFSAHHVNIKRIYGKLTRQKQGMGLKVALEQLAFGFDGTHHRGVDDAHNTARIVQHVLTTYGLEAFVLAIPKKDRPPL is encoded by the coding sequence GTGACTTTTGTTTTCGACCAATTGCTCGTGATTGATCTGGAAGCGACCTGCTGGCTGGGGCCGCCGCCGGAAGGCCAACGCAACGAAATCATCGAAATCGGAGTGGCGACACTCGATCTGGCATCGTTTGCGCCACTCCGCCGCGAGTCGATACTGGTTAAGCCGCTGGTCAGCGAAATCAGCGCATTTTGCACGGAACTCACGAGTATCACGCCGGAAATGGCCGCTGCGGGTGTTACTTTGGCCGAGGCGTGCCAGTGGTTGAATGACGAGTTCGACGCGCAGTCTCGGATGTGGGGGAGTTGGGGCAGTTACGATCTCAAAATGCTGACGGCCCAGTGCAAGGCGGACGATGTCACCTATCCGTTCAGCGCTCACCACGTCAATATCAAGCGGATATACGGCAAACTGACCCGGCAGAAGCAGGGTATGGGGCTGAAGGTTGCGCTTGAGCAGCTGGCGTTTGGCTTCGACGGCACACACCACCGCGGTGTGGATGATGCCCATAACACGGCTCGAATTGTGCAGCACGTTCTGACTACTTACGGGTTGGAAGCGTTTGTCCTCGCGATTCCTAAGAAAGATCGCCCGCCCTTATGA
- a CDS encoding MFS transporter encodes MITAPTKPGLTFDRWLPVFALTFVDVLGLTIILPLLHLYAAVYGATPVEVLLTAAAFPLAQLIGVPVMGALSDRYGRKPLLIISQVTTCIGFIWLGLAQSLAMVIASRVFDGLFGANLATAQAAMADLTDESTRAQGLGVTGAAFGLGFLFGPAIAIGSLEVADSLALPAFIAAAYSAISVLLTLFTFKETLPAERRGGGYKAAARSPFTAFALLRDRRVTWLLIFMFAQQVIFFGFETLLGLFTLNRAGMLGQGNAILFLWAGIILVMVQARFVGKWSRKWGDRRLALFALTMLAIGLLILAATPQQPHPFYIRQIAVRELASLAPDATEAIIGRIQVPLPSDFGRGIGAVVWLFIGVVPVALGAGLIRPALNAMMTKRVGEAQYGSVLGASAAMVSSANAVAPILAGLAFQNISPNAPFWIGGGLMIALVLIARYSALGSVPSTEPAVENPAG; translated from the coding sequence ATGATCACCGCGCCCACTAAGCCCGGTTTGACCTTTGATCGCTGGCTGCCAGTATTCGCCCTGACCTTCGTGGATGTCCTGGGGCTGACGATCATTCTGCCGCTTCTGCATCTGTATGCGGCGGTCTATGGCGCTACACCGGTCGAAGTCCTGCTCACAGCAGCGGCCTTTCCGCTCGCCCAATTAATCGGCGTGCCGGTGATGGGCGCACTCAGCGACCGTTATGGGCGCAAACCACTGCTGATTATCAGCCAGGTTACCACCTGTATCGGCTTTATCTGGTTGGGTCTGGCGCAGTCACTTGCGATGGTTATCGCCTCACGCGTGTTCGACGGGCTGTTTGGCGCGAATCTGGCAACCGCTCAGGCCGCGATGGCCGACCTCACTGACGAGTCCACCCGTGCGCAGGGCCTGGGTGTCACCGGCGCGGCGTTCGGGTTGGGCTTCCTGTTTGGCCCGGCCATCGCCATCGGCTCGCTTGAAGTGGCGGACAGCCTGGCGCTGCCTGCGTTCATCGCGGCAGCTTACTCGGCGATTTCGGTGCTGTTGACCCTGTTCACCTTCAAGGAGACGCTTCCAGCGGAACGTCGCGGCGGCGGATACAAGGCAGCCGCCCGTTCGCCATTTACCGCATTCGCTCTGCTCAGGGATCGCCGTGTGACCTGGCTTTTGATCTTTATGTTTGCCCAGCAGGTGATCTTTTTTGGCTTCGAGACGCTGCTCGGGCTTTTCACGCTGAACCGTGCCGGAATGTTAGGGCAGGGTAATGCGATCCTGTTCCTCTGGGCCGGGATCATCCTGGTGATGGTTCAGGCCCGCTTTGTCGGTAAATGGTCGCGCAAGTGGGGCGACCGCCGGTTAGCCCTATTTGCACTAACAATGCTTGCCATTGGGCTGCTGATCCTTGCTGCGACGCCGCAGCAGCCGCACCCGTTTTATATCCGGCAGATTGCCGTGCGTGAACTGGCCTCTCTAGCGCCGGATGCAACCGAGGCAATCATCGGCAGGATACAGGTGCCGCTGCCATCGGATTTTGGGCGCGGGATTGGTGCGGTCGTCTGGCTGTTCATCGGGGTCGTTCCGGTTGCGCTAGGCGCCGGTCTGATCCGGCCAGCGCTTAACGCCATGATGACCAAGCGCGTTGGAGAAGCCCAGTACGGCAGTGTCCTGGGCGCGTCGGCCGCCATGGTCAGCAGTGCAAACGCCGTCGCGCCGATTCTGGCTGGACTGGCCTTCCAGAATATCAGCCCGAACGCCCCGTTCTGGATCGGCGGCGGCTTGATGATCGCGCTGGTATTGATCGCGCGATACTCTGCGCTGGGTTCGGTGCCTTCAACTGAGCCAGCGGTCGAAAACCCCGCCGGATAA